A window from Hymenobacter volaticus encodes these proteins:
- a CDS encoding maleylpyruvate isomerase N-terminal domain-containing protein, whose amino-acid sequence MQPLPVLDTAHLLPVLDQHLIAVLRSLAPTDWDKATVAPKWRVRDVALHLLDGSLRTLSMLRDGHFGEPGPASPAYADIVRYLNQLNEEWVAVGQRLSPQIITWLLEISGPAYNAYMASLPPLEPAVFSVGWAGEDQSPNWFHVARDYTEKWHHQQQIRQAVGQEAPLLAPELYHPFLSTCVRALPHHYRAVAAEPGTVLQFTVTGAAGDTWYLRRQANSWELGSHYTGPVAATVALDGSVAWRLFTKSLPRTLAEAHVEVSGEQYLTEPIYSLITIMG is encoded by the coding sequence ATGCAGCCACTTCCCGTTCTAGATACCGCCCATTTGCTGCCGGTGCTCGATCAGCACCTGATTGCCGTGTTGCGCTCGTTGGCACCAACAGATTGGGATAAAGCCACGGTAGCCCCCAAATGGCGAGTGCGCGATGTGGCGTTGCACCTGCTAGATGGCTCCTTGCGGACATTGTCGATGCTTCGGGATGGGCACTTTGGTGAACCTGGGCCCGCCAGCCCAGCCTATGCCGATATTGTGCGCTACCTCAACCAGTTAAACGAGGAGTGGGTGGCCGTAGGCCAGCGGTTAAGTCCACAGATTATCACCTGGCTCCTAGAAATAAGCGGCCCGGCCTACAATGCCTATATGGCGTCGTTGCCGCCATTGGAACCGGCCGTTTTTTCCGTCGGCTGGGCCGGGGAAGATCAGTCCCCCAACTGGTTTCACGTAGCCCGCGACTACACCGAGAAGTGGCATCATCAACAGCAAATCAGGCAAGCAGTAGGGCAGGAGGCGCCGCTCTTGGCACCGGAACTGTACCACCCTTTTCTTAGCACCTGCGTGCGGGCTCTGCCGCATCATTACCGAGCGGTAGCCGCCGAGCCCGGCACGGTGCTACAGTTCACTGTAACCGGCGCGGCCGGTGACACCTGGTATCTGAGGCGGCAAGCCAACAGCTGGGAACTTGGCAGCCACTATACCGGGCCGGTAGCCGCCACCGTCGCGCTGGATGGTTCCGTCGCCTGGCGACTGTTCACGAAGAGCTTGCCGCGGACCTTGGCGGAAGCTCATGTAGAAGTTAGCGGTGAGCAGTACCTGACAGAGCCGATTTATAGTTTGATTACCATCATGGGGTAG
- the mnmA gene encoding tRNA 2-thiouridine(34) synthase MnmA, with product MTQFASSTPPVTKGRVLVAMSGGIDSSVAAVLLHEQGYEVVGMTMKTWDYASAGGSKKETGCCSLDSINDARQIAVDLGFPHYIIDIRDEFGDFVISNFTDEYLAGRTPNPCVLCNTHIKWDALLRRADQLGCEFIATGHYANVRFEDGRYVVSKGFDENKDQSYALWGVSQESLSRTLFPLGHMRKTEIYDEARRRGFTELVNKPESYEICFIPDNDYRGFLRRRVPGLEERVAGGRFVLRDGTFVGTHEGYPFYTIGQRKGLGVALGFPVYVTEIRPDTNEVVLGNFDDLASSRTVVGQLNMGKFASLEGRGLVPSTTKIRYNHDGAPAFLEQIGEKIYVYFEEPVHAVTPGQAAVFYDGQDVLGGGWIERHTIGETPVSSAVIATL from the coding sequence ATGACGCAATTTGCATCTTCCACGCCGCCCGTTACCAAGGGCCGCGTCCTCGTCGCGATGAGCGGCGGTATTGATTCATCGGTAGCGGCCGTGCTCCTGCACGAGCAAGGCTACGAAGTGGTCGGAATGACCATGAAAACCTGGGACTACGCTTCGGCGGGAGGCTCGAAAAAAGAAACCGGTTGCTGCTCGCTCGACAGCATCAACGATGCTCGCCAGATTGCCGTGGACCTCGGCTTTCCGCATTACATTATTGATATTCGGGACGAGTTTGGCGACTTTGTAATTTCAAATTTCACCGACGAATACTTGGCCGGCCGCACGCCCAATCCGTGCGTGCTCTGCAACACCCACATCAAATGGGACGCGTTGCTGCGCCGGGCTGATCAACTGGGCTGCGAATTCATTGCGACTGGCCACTACGCCAATGTGCGCTTTGAAGACGGCCGCTACGTGGTCAGCAAAGGCTTCGATGAAAACAAAGACCAAAGCTACGCACTGTGGGGCGTGAGCCAGGAGAGCTTGAGCCGCACGCTGTTTCCGCTGGGGCACATGCGCAAAACCGAAATTTATGACGAGGCGCGCCGCCGCGGTTTTACCGAACTCGTGAACAAGCCCGAGAGCTACGAAATCTGCTTTATCCCTGACAACGACTACCGTGGCTTCCTACGGCGCCGGGTGCCGGGCTTGGAAGAGCGGGTGGCGGGTGGCCGGTTTGTGTTGCGCGACGGGACGTTTGTGGGTACCCACGAAGGCTATCCGTTCTACACCATCGGGCAGCGCAAAGGACTCGGCGTGGCCTTGGGCTTCCCGGTTTATGTAACGGAAATTCGGCCTGATACCAACGAAGTAGTACTCGGCAATTTCGACGATTTGGCGAGTAGCCGCACCGTGGTAGGGCAGTTGAATATGGGCAAATTTGCGTCGTTGGAAGGCCGGGGCTTGGTGCCGAGTACCACCAAAATTCGCTACAACCACGATGGTGCTCCGGCATTCCTGGAACAGATTGGTGAGAAAATCTACGTCTACTTCGAGGAGCCGGTGCACGCCGTAACGCCGGGTCAGGCGGCCGTATTCTACGACGGCCAGGATGTGTTGGGCGGAGGCTGGATTGAGCGACACACTATTGGCGAAACTCCCGTATCTTCGGCCGTTATTGCCACGCTATAA